From Riemerella anatipestifer ATCC 11845 = DSM 15868, a single genomic window includes:
- a CDS encoding 3'-5' exonuclease, whose product MYSVIDIESNGGAFREECIIEVAIYRYDGHKIVDQFISMVNPEADISHFVQKLTGITPKMVKTAPKFHEIAKRIIEITEGSTLVGHNVDFDYRMLRQSFKRLGYHFSIETLDTIPLAKKLIPNEESYSLGKLVKSLGIPLAEHHRASSDARATLDLFKLLMTKDKDNEIIQSHFEEANAKTYFNKIKALTQDLPAERGIVYFQDARGKVILSEVTDGIYKFAKKVFNAKSKKWQKIQNEVEQISYELVASELFAKLIMNTKGLAKTTHLPYGLFFENDEWLVKRVRRDMPLLPMIKFKTHSQGRKVLNFIKNHEVLNNKEALEQFLSFKDKNILFTGQGRTRGEKSFLLIEKGQVSGYGFYDWYHQISTYDKLSKLKIKVDRVSSDLKNEIKLALLRNEFKIQEIPS is encoded by the coding sequence ATGTATTCGGTAATAGACATAGAGAGTAATGGTGGTGCATTCCGAGAGGAGTGCATTATAGAGGTCGCTATCTATCGTTATGATGGGCATAAGATAGTAGACCAATTTATCTCTATGGTAAATCCAGAAGCCGATATTTCTCATTTCGTTCAAAAACTGACAGGCATCACGCCTAAAATGGTTAAAACAGCTCCCAAGTTCCACGAAATTGCCAAAAGAATTATTGAAATTACGGAAGGAAGCACCTTAGTAGGGCATAATGTAGATTTTGATTATAGAATGTTAAGGCAGTCTTTTAAGAGATTGGGTTATCATTTCAGTATAGAAACATTAGACACTATACCTTTAGCCAAAAAACTTATTCCTAATGAAGAAAGTTATTCTTTGGGGAAATTGGTAAAATCTTTAGGAATACCTTTGGCAGAACATCATAGAGCAAGTAGTGATGCTAGAGCAACGCTAGACCTTTTTAAACTGCTAATGACTAAGGATAAAGATAACGAGATTATCCAATCCCACTTTGAGGAAGCTAATGCAAAAACTTACTTCAATAAAATTAAAGCTCTTACGCAAGATTTACCAGCAGAACGAGGGATTGTTTATTTCCAAGATGCTAGAGGAAAGGTTATTTTATCCGAGGTTACAGATGGTATTTATAAGTTTGCGAAGAAGGTATTTAATGCCAAATCTAAAAAGTGGCAAAAAATACAAAATGAAGTAGAACAGATTTCTTATGAACTAGTGGCGTCAGAGTTGTTTGCAAAGCTGATTATGAATACTAAAGGTCTTGCCAAAACGACACATTTGCCGTATGGACTTTTTTTTGAAAATGATGAATGGCTTGTCAAAAGAGTGCGTAGAGATATGCCGTTATTGCCTATGATTAAATTTAAAACCCATTCGCAGGGGAGAAAAGTGCTTAATTTTATTAAAAATCACGAAGTTTTAAATAACAAAGAAGCTCTTGAACAGTTTTTAAGTTTTAAAGATAAAAATATCCTTTTTACAGGACAGGGCAGGACGAGAGGCGAAAAATCGTTTTTGTTGATAGAAAAAGGACAAGTGTCGGGTTATGGATTTTACGATTGGTATCACCAGATAAGCACTTACGATAAACTTTCGAAGTTAAAAATAAAAGTAGATAGAGTTTCTTCTGATTTGAAAAACGAAATAAAGTTAGCCTTGCTCAGAAATGAGTTTAAAATACAGGAGATTCCTAGCTAA
- a CDS encoding DNA repair protein RecN, translated as MLNKIYIQNFALIDKLSLNLNKGLQVITGETGAGKSIILGALRLILGERADLKAVADAEQKSVVEAEFEVSNDLKSFFDENDLDFENLTIIRREILPSGKSRAFVNDVPVTLDVLKNLSSKLVDIHSQFETSLLFTEAYQFKIIDGIAQNQSILAEYQKTFSAYQNLKKDLEEAQNHLSEGLKERDYKSFLLQELEELALDKIDFEEIKNQLNTQENAEFISENLAAVISRFHQEEIGVLDALADAKTKLYRVSEASSQFDEVSQRLDSVFEEFKDIVSEVENQVEKIEMNPHLLSELTTIVNKINTLFVKHQVDTVEDLLAIKNKLSEEQNSFDTLEQRIGDITQKLEQSLTQLETLSKELSSTRVNASLVFKDKIEQLLKQLGLEKAKIEVSFSEVETFNSFGKESINILFQANTGFPLKPIQSAISGGERSRVMLSVKKIMAETTALPTLILDEIDTGVSGRVAEEIGKVMKEMAKDMQLIVITHLAQVAAKGHHNYKVVKSEVEGRTQSRIISLSEDEKLHEIAQILSGAKITDAALEQAKELMK; from the coding sequence ATGCTAAATAAAATTTACATACAAAATTTTGCCCTTATAGATAAATTGAGTTTAAATCTTAATAAGGGTTTGCAGGTCATTACAGGAGAAACGGGAGCTGGTAAATCTATTATTTTAGGAGCTTTAAGGCTGATTCTTGGCGAGAGAGCTGACTTGAAAGCAGTGGCAGATGCAGAACAAAAAAGTGTTGTAGAGGCTGAGTTTGAAGTTTCTAACGACTTAAAATCCTTTTTTGATGAGAATGATTTAGACTTTGAAAATCTCACCATCATTAGGAGAGAAATTCTCCCAAGTGGCAAATCTAGGGCTTTTGTGAACGATGTCCCTGTAACATTAGATGTTCTTAAAAATTTATCATCTAAGTTGGTGGATATACATTCGCAGTTTGAAACTTCGTTGTTATTTACGGAGGCTTATCAGTTTAAGATTATAGATGGCATTGCACAAAATCAGTCTATTTTAGCAGAATATCAAAAGACTTTTTCGGCTTATCAGAATTTAAAGAAGGATTTAGAAGAAGCTCAAAATCATTTATCAGAAGGACTTAAAGAGAGAGATTATAAGTCTTTTCTACTCCAAGAATTAGAAGAATTAGCGTTAGATAAGATAGATTTTGAAGAGATTAAAAATCAATTAAATACGCAAGAAAATGCGGAATTTATATCGGAGAATTTAGCTGCGGTGATTTCTCGTTTTCATCAAGAGGAGATTGGGGTATTAGATGCTTTAGCGGACGCTAAAACGAAACTGTATAGAGTATCGGAGGCTTCCTCTCAATTTGATGAGGTTAGTCAGCGTTTAGATTCTGTGTTTGAGGAGTTTAAAGATATTGTAAGCGAAGTAGAAAATCAGGTAGAAAAAATAGAAATGAATCCACATTTACTATCTGAACTTACAACGATAGTTAATAAAATCAATACACTATTTGTAAAGCACCAAGTAGATACAGTGGAGGATTTACTAGCTATTAAAAATAAACTGTCCGAAGAGCAAAATAGCTTTGATACATTAGAGCAGAGGATAGGTGATATTACTCAAAAATTGGAACAATCTTTAACTCAGTTAGAAACTTTGTCAAAAGAATTGTCTTCAACTAGAGTTAATGCCAGTCTTGTGTTTAAAGATAAAATAGAGCAGCTACTGAAACAGTTAGGTCTAGAGAAAGCAAAAATAGAAGTTAGTTTTTCGGAGGTAGAAACATTTAATTCCTTTGGGAAAGAGAGCATCAATATTTTATTTCAAGCCAACACGGGGTTTCCGCTTAAACCTATACAGTCCGCAATTTCTGGCGGAGAGCGTTCTAGAGTGATGCTAAGTGTTAAGAAAATAATGGCGGAAACGACAGCTTTACCAACTTTAATTCTTGATGAAATAGATACAGGCGTTTCTGGAAGAGTGGCAGAGGAAATAGGAAAGGTGATGAAAGAAATGGCTAAAGATATGCAATTGATAGTGATTACCCATTTGGCACAGGTAGCGGCTAAAGGACACCATAATTACAAAGTGGTTAAAAGCGAGGTGGAAGGCAGAACGCAGTCTAGAATTATCTCGTTATCAGAAGATGAAAAACTACACGAGATAGCCCAAATCTTATCAGGAGCCAAGATTACAGACGCTGCTCTAGAACAGGCTAAGGAGCTGATGAAATAA
- a CDS encoding GLPGLI family protein has translation MKKINLLVLLLLAGLFSAQEVNRFFYEMTFKPSKDSANKVEKELTVLDVWKDKSVYRDYMAVSQDSLMKAFMEQVKKTGNMFDQEKFGLKQGKFTYSIVKPYPIKEVAYEDFILEKKFVYKEPVKLDWKIETEKATIENYSTQKATTSFGGRNWVAWFTTDIPFADGPYKFYGLPGLIVKIEDTQNHYQWVLKGNEKLSEEKATPYMDKMMKEFGAGNGIEVTREKFDKAYQAYKQDPFASIKTHFNNPAMKEYKLPDGSYFVDKIKEAEVKLKKFLNENNNPIELK, from the coding sequence ATGAAAAAAATAAATCTTTTAGTGTTACTTCTTTTAGCAGGGTTGTTTTCTGCACAGGAGGTTAATCGTTTCTTTTATGAAATGACTTTTAAACCAAGCAAAGATTCTGCTAACAAGGTGGAAAAAGAGCTTACGGTATTAGATGTGTGGAAAGATAAATCGGTTTATAGAGATTATATGGCGGTTTCTCAAGATTCGCTGATGAAGGCTTTTATGGAACAAGTTAAGAAAACAGGTAATATGTTTGACCAAGAAAAATTTGGATTAAAACAAGGTAAATTTACTTATTCTATAGTAAAGCCTTACCCAATTAAAGAGGTAGCTTATGAAGACTTTATTTTGGAAAAAAAGTTTGTATATAAAGAGCCTGTAAAACTGGATTGGAAAATAGAAACAGAAAAAGCTACGATAGAAAATTACTCTACACAAAAAGCAACCACTTCTTTTGGTGGAAGAAATTGGGTAGCTTGGTTTACTACAGATATTCCTTTTGCTGATGGTCCGTATAAATTTTATGGTTTACCGGGGCTTATTGTTAAAATAGAAGATACCCAAAACCATTATCAGTGGGTGCTTAAAGGAAATGAGAAACTCTCTGAAGAAAAAGCAACACCATATATGGATAAAATGATGAAAGAATTTGGTGCGGGGAATGGGATAGAGGTAACTCGCGAGAAGTTTGATAAAGCTTATCAAGCCTATAAGCAAGACCCATTTGCTTCTATCAAAACACATTTTAATAATCCAGCAATGAAAGAATATAAACTTCCAGACGGTTCTTATTTTGTAGATAAAATAAAAGAAGCGGAAGTGAAACTGAAAAAGTTTTTAAACGAAAATAATAACCCTATTGAACTAAAATAA
- a CDS encoding DUF502 domain-containing protein — MNKNLNDYLGLFLRSFLQGLVIIGPVAATVWIIWYIVSSIDNIIPSIAEKFPGLIFILVISSTALIGWLGNKFLLGRILVDSIDYLLEHTPGIKFIYTSLKDVMSSFVGDKKKFNIPVLIKTNDSPEVWRVGFLTQKEVSIMGLQEHVSVYLPHSYAVSGWVVLVESKNVKLLENINAADAMKFAVSGGVAGFPNDIVVKKETNLG; from the coding sequence ATGAATAAAAACTTAAACGATTATCTTGGACTCTTCCTTCGTTCTTTTTTGCAAGGATTAGTCATTATCGGTCCTGTTGCTGCAACGGTATGGATTATTTGGTATATTGTTTCTAGCATAGACAACATTATACCTTCCATTGCGGAGAAATTTCCAGGTCTTATCTTTATATTGGTAATCAGCAGCACGGCACTTATAGGCTGGCTAGGTAATAAATTTCTGTTAGGAAGAATCTTAGTAGATAGTATAGATTATCTACTTGAGCATACGCCAGGTATCAAATTCATTTACACTTCTTTAAAAGATGTGATGTCTTCTTTTGTTGGAGATAAAAAGAAATTTAATATACCTGTACTCATAAAAACTAACGATTCCCCAGAAGTTTGGAGAGTAGGCTTCCTTACTCAAAAAGAAGTTTCTATCATGGGACTTCAGGAGCATGTATCGGTCTATCTTCCGCATTCTTACGCCGTCTCTGGCTGGGTAGTTTTGGTAGAAAGTAAAAATGTAAAATTATTAGAAAATATCAACGCAGCTGATGCCATGAAATTTGCGGTAAGTGGTGGAGTTGCTGGATTTCCTAATGATATTGTCGTAAAAAAAGAGACTAACTTAGGTTAG
- the bioB gene encoding biotin synthase BioB codes for MIKQNWTTQEILDIYNLPFFDLIYRAAEVHRQHHDPNKIQVSSLISVKTGGCPEDCGYCPQAARYHTEVKIHEMLPVNQVKAQALRAKQNGISRVCLGAAWRNVKDGPDFDHVLDMVREVTKLDMEVCCTLGMLTENQAKRLEEAGLYAYNHNIDSSEEYYKEVISTRAFEDRLETINNVRKTSITLCSGGIIGMGESVEDRCGMLKVLANMMPQPESVPINALVAVEGTPMEDQEPVNIFEFVRMVATARIVLPKTQVRLSAGRTEFSKEGQALCFFAGANSIFAGDKLLTTPNPDINEDKTLFNLLGIKPQQPFEKHAKREVVDKENSQYRALGENPKWTRPGHKIPRNEEKRQSSSSLKDNE; via the coding sequence ATGATTAAACAAAACTGGACGACCCAAGAGATTTTAGATATTTATAACTTGCCTTTCTTTGACTTGATTTATCGTGCAGCAGAGGTTCATCGCCAACACCACGACCCTAATAAAATACAAGTATCCTCGCTCATTTCTGTAAAAACAGGAGGTTGCCCAGAAGATTGTGGTTACTGTCCTCAAGCAGCAAGATACCACACAGAGGTTAAAATCCACGAGATGTTACCTGTAAACCAAGTAAAAGCTCAAGCCTTAAGAGCCAAGCAAAATGGCATTTCTAGGGTATGTCTAGGAGCAGCGTGGAGAAATGTAAAAGACGGTCCTGATTTTGACCATGTGCTAGATATGGTAAGAGAGGTAACCAAACTAGATATGGAAGTATGTTGCACCCTAGGAATGCTTACCGAAAATCAAGCTAAAAGGCTAGAAGAAGCTGGGCTATACGCCTATAACCATAATATAGATAGTTCCGAAGAATATTATAAAGAAGTGATTTCTACCCGTGCTTTTGAAGACCGATTAGAAACCATCAATAATGTAAGAAAAACCTCTATCACCCTTTGTTCTGGAGGAATTATTGGTATGGGAGAAAGTGTGGAAGACCGCTGTGGAATGCTAAAAGTTTTAGCCAATATGATGCCACAGCCCGAAAGTGTTCCAATCAATGCTTTGGTTGCCGTAGAAGGAACGCCTATGGAAGACCAAGAACCTGTAAACATTTTTGAGTTTGTAAGAATGGTAGCGACTGCTAGAATTGTTTTACCTAAAACTCAAGTAAGACTTTCCGCAGGAAGAACAGAATTTTCTAAGGAAGGGCAAGCACTTTGTTTCTTTGCAGGAGCCAACTCTATTTTTGCAGGAGATAAATTATTAACCACCCCTAACCCTGATATTAACGAGGACAAAACCTTATTTAATCTATTAGGAATAAAACCTCAACAACCTTTTGAAAAACACGCTAAAAGAGAGGTAGTGGACAAAGAAAACAGCCAGTACAGAGCTCTAGGAGAAAATCCTAAATGGACTAGACCTGGACACAAAATACCAAGAAACGAAGAGAAAAGACAATCTAGTAGCTCTCTAAAAGATAATGAATAA
- a CDS encoding GLPGLI family protein: MKQIENVVIFLGLIFSTLLLAQKNDENTLEVEFAYLLKAKLDKTNSFVDEEVFLLQVLKDKAFFFSENMAKNDSARQSDIYRAFAATPKGRPINVTMSDRLKGKYDYSVLQTSQENQYFEGNGSSSYTYKEPVIKDWKLINESETINTFSCKKAMLHYKGRDWVAWYAPEIPLPYGPYKFTSLPGLVVKIESEDGEFSFELVKSTFKDNLNGKALSLQDSRYKKATPATFSEIRKMKKSNIERLVAEAASMGIDTSAENVRNLLERQKQKLHNFENENLIEKTEH; encoded by the coding sequence ATGAAACAAATAGAGAATGTAGTAATATTTTTAGGCTTAATTTTCTCCACATTATTATTAGCTCAAAAGAATGATGAAAATACGCTGGAAGTAGAATTTGCCTATCTTTTAAAGGCGAAATTGGATAAAACTAATTCTTTCGTAGATGAGGAAGTTTTTCTTTTGCAAGTTTTAAAGGACAAAGCTTTCTTTTTTAGTGAAAATATGGCGAAAAATGACTCTGCAAGACAAAGTGATATTTACAGAGCTTTTGCCGCCACACCAAAAGGACGACCTATTAATGTTACAATGTCTGATAGATTGAAAGGTAAATATGATTATAGCGTTTTACAAACCAGCCAAGAAAATCAGTATTTTGAGGGAAATGGAAGTAGTTCATATACTTATAAAGAGCCAGTCATCAAAGATTGGAAATTGATAAATGAAAGCGAAACTATCAATACTTTCAGTTGCAAAAAAGCAATGCTACACTACAAAGGTAGAGATTGGGTGGCTTGGTATGCCCCAGAGATTCCGTTGCCTTACGGACCTTATAAATTTACAAGCTTGCCAGGTTTGGTGGTGAAAATAGAAAGTGAAGATGGCGAGTTTAGTTTTGAATTGGTAAAATCTACATTCAAAGATAACCTTAACGGCAAAGCACTTTCTTTACAAGACTCGCGATACAAAAAGGCTACCCCAGCCACCTTTTCAGAAATACGAAAAATGAAGAAAAGCAATATAGAAAGGCTTGTGGCAGAGGCTGCCAGTATGGGGATTGATACTTCTGCGGAAAATGTGAGAAATTTATTGGAAAGACAAAAACAAAAACTTCATAATTTTGAAAATGAAAATCTGATAGAAAAAACAGAACATTGA
- the thiL gene encoding thiamine-phosphate kinase, translated as MLEEKKMALTPVSQLGEFGLIKHLTDKFSLKNSSSELGIGDDASIINPENKKVVISTDVLAEGVHFNLGYVPLKHLGYKAVVVNLSDIAAMNATPTQILVSMAASNRFPVEAFDEIYAGIALACEHYNVDLVGGDTTSSQAGLILNITAIGLANENELAKRSGAKPNDLLVVTGDLGGAYMGLQILEREHSVYLTNPNMQPEMEGYDYILERQLKPEARTDIKKTLTELDITPTSMIDISDGLASEILHLSDQSKVGFRLYEEKIPMDTLTITTADEFNLNPAMAALNGGEDYELLFTISPNDYEKIRNHPDFTIIGHATELEQGNYLVLRGSEQLTPLTAQGWDALLSK; from the coding sequence ATGTTAGAAGAAAAGAAAATGGCACTTACTCCAGTTTCTCAATTAGGAGAGTTTGGACTGATAAAACATTTAACCGATAAATTTAGTTTAAAAAACTCCTCTTCGGAACTGGGCATAGGGGATGATGCTTCTATCATCAATCCAGAAAATAAAAAAGTGGTTATTTCCACCGATGTTTTAGCAGAAGGCGTACATTTTAATTTAGGTTATGTTCCACTAAAGCACCTAGGGTATAAGGCTGTTGTAGTCAATCTAAGTGATATTGCCGCTATGAATGCCACACCTACACAAATATTGGTTTCTATGGCGGCTTCCAACCGTTTTCCTGTAGAGGCTTTTGACGAAATTTATGCAGGTATCGCTTTAGCTTGCGAACACTACAATGTGGACCTTGTGGGGGGCGATACTACCAGCTCCCAAGCAGGACTTATATTGAACATTACAGCCATAGGACTCGCAAACGAAAATGAATTAGCCAAACGAAGCGGTGCTAAACCTAACGACTTATTAGTAGTTACGGGAGATTTAGGTGGTGCATATATGGGGCTTCAAATTCTAGAACGAGAACATTCGGTGTACTTAACTAATCCTAATATGCAACCCGAAATGGAAGGCTACGACTATATCCTAGAACGCCAACTAAAGCCCGAAGCAAGAACAGACATCAAAAAGACTTTAACCGAACTGGACATCACTCCAACCTCAATGATAGATATTTCTGACGGATTGGCTTCGGAGATACTGCACTTGTCAGATCAAAGCAAAGTAGGTTTTAGGCTGTACGAAGAGAAAATTCCTATGGATACTCTTACTATAACTACGGCAGATGAGTTTAATCTAAACCCTGCAATGGCAGCCCTTAACGGTGGTGAAGACTATGAACTCTTATTCACCATTTCTCCAAACGATTATGAAAAGATAAGAAACCACCCAGATTTTACTATTATTGGTCATGCTACGGAGTTAGAACAAGGCAATTATTTGGTACTAAGAGGGAGCGAACAGCTCACGCCACTTACCGCACAAGGCTGGGACGCACTACTTTCAAAGTAA
- a CDS encoding acyl-CoA thioesterase translates to MSVFYHKFEVRWSDIDANRHLANSAYVQYCAQTRMAFMNQHKMGLAQLNRWGIGPVLLHEKYSFFKEIYADQTVYVSLEVSGVSEDASIYAFTHKFYLPDGTHCATSEVVGVWIDTMLRKTTTPPDDILVSLTPYKTENTKTLSREDIKNLPFRPENINPSVFQS, encoded by the coding sequence ATGTCAGTATTCTACCATAAATTTGAAGTGCGTTGGAGCGATATAGACGCCAACAGACACCTTGCCAACTCCGCCTATGTGCAGTATTGTGCCCAAACGAGAATGGCTTTTATGAACCAACATAAAATGGGACTTGCACAGCTTAATCGTTGGGGAATTGGCCCCGTACTTCTTCACGAAAAGTATTCGTTTTTTAAAGAAATTTACGCAGACCAAACGGTTTATGTTTCGTTGGAGGTTTCGGGCGTGTCAGAAGATGCCAGCATCTATGCTTTTACTCACAAGTTTTATCTGCCTGACGGCACCCATTGTGCAACTTCGGAAGTAGTGGGCGTATGGATAGACACTATGCTACGAAAAACCACTACACCACCTGATGATATTTTGGTAAGTTTAACACCGTATAAAACAGAAAACACCAAAACGCTAAGTAGAGAAGACATCAAAAATCTTCCTTTCAGACCAGAAAATATAAACCCTTCTGTTTTTCAATCTTAA
- a CDS encoding DUF4153 domain-containing protein, with translation MKLLNNALKNLKKVVANYPMVLLSALISYIAIITAIIWDTKSDFVYNMTVIAFVSATGIGLFFSLKKLSDVIGKKRLLNILGVVLLVGYYATFPDDYSQFENFTFTIIPVAVIIHLFISVAPFLPKVKNEYSFWNYNKNLFVNFVLSSIFSGVLAAGILSAINIFNSLFGINGNYKIYPILFSGISILGNTIIFLLFEERSREEEHTNTVTEFPIALKFFTQYILIPLLFIYLVMMYLYAAKIIFLWELPKGLVSITVISYSLVGIFALLLVHPLKNENSKSWVKWFSKIFYFSLVPMLVLLFVAIFTRLFDYGVTESRYFVLLMAIWITLCTFYFIFRKKTSISFIPKSLMAFLIFALIFPYFNVFSASKRSQLNRLHQVLSENGLLVNGKINFNKVIKRSVFYEISDAGRYLINRNAKDELAQYLDEKHIKNLNKEYPSFVEYDDFTTINDETGSITERGNEYKYFNLKDRTQAIPFDGKGWILSTEYDNNAELTIENKSLKVNSSLLISLDNKEVNFAPDITEFAKNTPSGEVEEMAFTKNLEGYRITIYINRIDYNVEKEEVTYANIELITIQKL, from the coding sequence ATGAAACTACTTAATAACGCTCTCAAAAATTTAAAGAAAGTAGTTGCCAACTACCCAATGGTACTACTTTCGGCACTCATTTCTTATATTGCTATCATTACGGCTATTATTTGGGATACAAAGTCCGATTTTGTTTATAATATGACAGTTATTGCCTTTGTTTCTGCCACGGGGATAGGTTTGTTCTTTTCTCTAAAAAAGCTAAGTGATGTTATAGGTAAAAAAAGGCTTCTTAATATCTTGGGTGTTGTGCTATTAGTGGGATATTACGCTACATTTCCCGATGATTACTCTCAGTTCGAAAACTTCACCTTTACAATCATTCCGGTGGCTGTGATTATCCATTTATTTATTTCGGTGGCTCCTTTTTTACCAAAAGTTAAAAATGAATACTCCTTCTGGAACTATAACAAAAATTTGTTTGTTAACTTCGTACTGTCCTCTATTTTTAGTGGTGTTCTAGCGGCTGGAATTCTTTCAGCTATCAATATCTTTAATAGTTTATTTGGCATCAATGGTAATTATAAAATATATCCTATCTTATTTTCTGGCATATCCATTTTAGGGAATACCATTATTTTCCTTCTTTTTGAAGAAAGAAGCAGAGAAGAAGAGCACACTAATACTGTAACAGAATTCCCTATCGCACTCAAATTCTTCACCCAATACATACTTATCCCTCTTCTGTTCATCTATTTAGTGATGATGTACCTGTATGCTGCTAAAATTATTTTCTTATGGGAACTCCCTAAAGGCTTGGTATCTATCACTGTGATTAGCTATTCTTTAGTGGGGATATTCGCCTTACTTTTGGTACACCCACTAAAAAATGAAAATAGTAAATCGTGGGTTAAATGGTTCTCCAAAATATTTTACTTCTCGCTTGTGCCAATGCTAGTATTACTATTTGTGGCGATTTTCACTCGTTTGTTTGATTATGGAGTTACAGAGTCTAGATATTTTGTCCTTTTAATGGCGATATGGATTACCTTGTGCACCTTTTATTTCATTTTTAGAAAGAAGACTTCCATATCGTTTATCCCTAAAAGTTTGATGGCATTTTTAATCTTTGCGTTAATTTTCCCTTACTTCAATGTATTTTCAGCATCTAAGAGAAGCCAGCTAAACCGTTTACATCAGGTATTGTCTGAAAACGGACTGCTCGTGAATGGCAAAATCAATTTTAATAAAGTGATAAAGCGTTCTGTTTTTTATGAAATTAGTGATGCAGGAAGGTACTTAATTAACCGAAATGCAAAAGATGAACTCGCCCAATACCTTGATGAAAAACACATTAAAAACCTAAACAAAGAGTACCCTTCTTTTGTAGAATATGACGATTTTACCACTATAAATGATGAAACAGGAAGCATTACTGAAAGAGGTAATGAATATAAATACTTCAACTTAAAAGACAGAACACAAGCGATACCTTTTGACGGCAAAGGCTGGATTCTAAGTACTGAATATGATAACAATGCCGAACTAACAATAGAAAACAAATCATTAAAAGTAAATAGTAGCCTACTCATAAGCCTAGATAACAAAGAAGTAAATTTTGCACCAGATATTACTGAGTTTGCTAAAAACACTCCTTCGGGCGAAGTGGAAGAAATGGCATTCACAAAAAACCTTGAGGGCTACCGTATAACGATATACATTAACCGTATTGATTATAATGTTGAAAAAGAAGAAGTAACCTATGCGAATATAGAGCTTATTACAATTCAAAAACTTTAA
- a CDS encoding DUF2797 domain-containing protein codes for MLFTGQVLKMSAQLAEPIQYYLNLSNDLLHINALFNRRLSIKHIGFQCVECGNDEPVYQMGFCKKCFFESPYASETILKPELSKAHLDIEERDIEVERKIQLQPHLVYLAYTGEVKVGVTRQTQVPTRWIDQGATKALPIAKTENRYEAGVIEVALKTHLSDKTNWRKMLSDDGASEVDLFALREEVVGLFPKESQKFVIESELYSLKYPYTPLEKITSINLSKAREYQGILKGVKGQYLAFEDGSVMNVRSHEGYVVELEIKD; via the coding sequence ATGTTATTTACAGGGCAAGTACTCAAGATGTCTGCACAGCTGGCAGAACCTATCCAATATTACCTTAATCTATCTAATGATTTACTGCATATCAACGCTTTGTTTAATCGCAGGTTGAGTATAAAACATATAGGGTTTCAGTGTGTGGAATGTGGGAACGATGAGCCTGTGTACCAGATGGGGTTTTGTAAAAAATGTTTTTTTGAAAGCCCTTACGCTAGTGAAACTATCCTAAAGCCTGAACTTTCTAAAGCCCACTTAGATATAGAAGAAAGAGATATAGAGGTGGAGCGGAAAATACAGCTACAACCACATTTGGTTTATTTGGCTTATACGGGAGAGGTTAAAGTAGGAGTTACCAGACAAACACAAGTGCCTACCAGATGGATAGACCAAGGGGCAACAAAGGCTCTACCCATAGCAAAGACGGAAAACCGCTACGAAGCAGGAGTTATAGAAGTAGCTCTTAAAACTCATTTATCCGATAAAACCAATTGGCGAAAAATGCTCTCTGATGATGGTGCTAGCGAAGTGGATTTGTTTGCGTTAAGAGAGGAAGTTGTTGGTTTATTCCCAAAAGAGAGTCAAAAGTTCGTGATAGAGTCTGAGCTTTATAGTTTAAAGTATCCTTATACGCCCTTAGAAAAAATTACCTCTATAAATTTAAGTAAGGCAAGAGAATATCAAGGTATTTTAAAAGGAGTTAAAGGGCAGTACTTGGCATTTGAAGATGGTAGTGTAATGAATGTTCGTTCCCACGAGGGCTATGTGGTAGAACTTGAAATAAAAGATTAG